The Cicer arietinum cultivar CDC Frontier isolate Library 1 chromosome 1, Cicar.CDCFrontier_v2.0, whole genome shotgun sequence genome contains the following window.
agagagaaaaaaagaataaatgagagaaaaaatatgTAAGAAGTAAgtgatataaatttaaaataaaaaaaatattgtgaaatTTGAATATAAATCTAAACgtaaatgaatgaaaaaaaaagatatatataaatattagttaataGGTCAAGAAACAAAGAATATAttgaataatgaaaaataattaaagaatacATAGTTTAATAGCTAATATCTTGAGTAATAAAGTGTTTcagactaaaatgttaatcattttacTTATGTGTCAATTGATGAaacaagtatatatatatacacacacacacacgagACATATCAAGTGTGAggattttttaatgaaaatatcaattgtcgacatttgtattttaaatcAATCACCGCTTTATATCCTTTTTCATCAAAATGGAATCATGTATTCGATATAACGAAAGACATGACTTAAATGAAGTTATATTGGCTTAATGGATTTTGTTACTAAGacatgataaatttttaaaaaatagaaaccGAATTAAGGCAGCATATAGATAGAAAATGATCAGAAAACGCAAAAAGAAGAAACGACAATTAGCACTATGCAAGATGAAGAGGTAACCCAACACTCACTTCcagatttaattgaaaaaatgcTGAGATAACCCaataacattttaatctcaGCCATGACATATAAAAGCTAAAAATTGATACTTTTATTTCTCACATTAAAAAATACTCTCACTTAATATATCTTATATGTATTAGATGTCACATACTCTCATCTctcacattaaaaaataatctacaCCGGAATCTGAAACTAGACAAACATGTCTCAACGAATTGGGACAAAGCTATTTGTCAGcagttagatttttttttcctcttttcattttataacGTTCAATGCACCAATTCCCCTCCCTACCTTTCAACATTTGTTTCGTTTCATTTTTCAGGACTCTCGTTTTATACTACAATGGAGCAATTCAAGTCGATGTTTTCACCATTTGGAGTACTTACGGAAGGTGTGTGTGCGTACCCTCTCTTTTTTATTCCCACCCCACTAATCATTGCTGACACTGACTCACTGCTTTGTTTTGGTTCTTCAATTCTACTTTTGTAGCTACACTTGTAATGGACCCAAAAATTAAAAGGGCCAAAGGTTTTGGTTTTGTATCTTACCGATCAGAAATTGAAGCGGAAAAGGCTATGAAATCATTAAATGGCACGGTAATTTTGTCTCTTTCTTATATTTATCTAGTGATGTGTGTTATTTTTAAGCCAGGAATGTGTTTGTTAAAATGCCTCAATGAGTTGGAACCTTAGTTCAATTGCTAGTTTTGCtttctttaatttcttttgtttgtCAATGCAAACATGATTATCACTTTGTATATGGGTCTTTTTGTTTGTCACTTTGGTCCTTAAATGTATCTTATAGTAATTAGTTTGATATTcgaaaatatctttcatttgtAGAATTGATccataaaattattaacaaaagaCACACCGAATAATGTGTTAACTCAAGGAAGTTGTGGAGAATCCCTTTTCCTTGCAGCTACAATGATGTTAGATTTTATCGGTTTTTTATACTGAATCAATGGTTTTGTTACATACACATATTTTATATCTTCCTTTAGTTGCATGGTTGTACTACCCACCAATAAAAAGAGTCTTAGAAATAGAACATCAAAAGTTGGATTTTGATTCGTGGTGAATAGATCTTTTAGTCACTCTACTTACCTGATCTAAACTGTTGGATAGAGATTAAATAGCTAATACTGCAATTTTGGTGAATTGAAAACCTAAAATCTCAACTGCTCTTAATCAAGGATATAGAGATCATAACATGCCGTGACTGTTGGCCGCATCAAATCCATTTTCCTTTCGATGTGTGGGCATAGTTATGTGTCTAAGGAAATATACATAGTGAGTTCATTTAGGCAAAAACCATATACTACTGCGTAGCCACAGTGGTGCACGAGGGAGAACCGATGGGATTATGGTACACAATTAAATGAATCAGTAGTGAGTTACAAATTCAAAACATGGTCTTTGAATTGGATTCAAAAATGGTAGTAGATGGTATGAATCACCCACAAGTTGATGAAACTGAATTCGAGACTATTATTTTGGATTTCTAACGTCTCATCTCTAATTCGAATCAGTTGTTGTTTTTGTTAAGTGGCAAGCAAATGAGATAGTTCGTAATTTAGCAAGGGCATCCTCtagtttgaaagaaaaaaaagtcatCCTCTTtaacttttgtatttttttgaaaaacaaaatataaatcttaCCAAGTAAATTCCATATCATCTATATATTTGGAATTGATTTATATTCCTTACATGGTGCAGATAGTTAATGGAAGGCTGATTTTCGTTGAACCTGCAAAATCAAAGGACTCGTGATATGTAATGTTTGCCATTCTCAAATCTTAAGATCAATTCAATTTTCAGATGTCAAATCACACACGATCAAAGTACATCCGCTCTATGTTCTTGCTTAAAGCTCCTCTGTTTTATTCTTCAAACATCCAATTTGGGACATTATACTGTACAAATATATGATTATCCATTTTGGAAATTACAAtgctataattatttttgactGCGGTTgctttaaaaattcaaataattttttgaactttttgtTATGCAAAGGTGATTAAAAGTTGGAATAATTTTTTGCATTTGTGTTAATGTAAGGTTAGGCCAACTTATTAGTcttatttgtaattaaatttactttaaatttgAGTAAGTTCTTTCAATTGTTGATAGGGTGACTTTCTGCACCTCCATTTTTTTATACTACACTTAGATTCCGTAAAGTTTACTATCAAATAtgtaattttcatatttattttccttttccaTGTTAAGTTCAAGACACATTTTCTCGTCCAAAAATTAACTTATAGAAAATCCAGGTGTAGTGGAAAAAATTGACGTACTGAATTATATTTGGCTATAATGAAAATTGCAGTCACCTATGTATCAACAGCTATGTTTAAAACAAGGGTTTGCATAATCGCCTAAAAATACCAAGTTAATGCACTGCTGTCCAAAACTGGTTTGTGGCTTAGCATCAGTCAAACAAATCATCATTATGAACATACCTGATACACTAAATATAGttttttacaaacataaatttcGATTATGTTGCTCAgcaaaaattatcatttaataaacaCTACTTTTTTCCCTATCACATTATATTGTTGCGTAAAAATAGTggttttaaaatcaaataaacacACGGCTACAAATAAAATGATACAGAGAGGGATAAGATTTTCACGTAGCAGATGCGAAGTGGCCCATAATCCACAAATCgctgtataaaaaaaaattatatcgtATTACAATACAATTCTAGATAGAAATcgtaatagaaaaaaaaaatcaatataaaacaCATATGAAATTAAGAAAGAATTGTTGAAATACATCAACTAatacataataattatatattcaatGAGTAGCAACTAACTATTGTACTAAACTTATTATACAACTaggaatcaaataaataatgatagaTTAACAAGTAACAAGcaaaattttgaatgaaaacACAAATTTTGAAAGAACATACAAATTGATATCTTAAAGAACATACAAATTAGTTCTTTGAgttatatgaattttaaatacatattCTAAATCGTTAAATATCAATCAAATTACTctatatatactattttaattaGATATAATAAAGGCCACACTATAATTTTGACGTTTCCTATTCAAAGTGATTACACATCAACAATATTTTGACATTCACAATTTTGTTAATGACATTTTACGTCACAAATATATGTGGCGAAgattaaaaacaaattgaatCATTATGAGATGTGAGATTTCATATGTAAGTATCTAAGTTGTTGCAAACATTAACTGAAAACAtaataatttaggatttaaaccTCAAATTATGCAATTCATTTATCCCAACATCAtagataaattaacaaataatatttcaagtgaattgatcatattcatattaataCTAAATGGAGACAGTGAATCAAAATTACATTGTTTCAAACGCATTAAATCATTCTATTATAAAAGAAAGATCTAAGCGCAGATATACACACAAAATGATCCTAACAAATCGCACATCAACAATCTAAGCTTTCTTTGGAGATTTCTTCGCCATAGATGGAGACGGAAGTTCCTTGGCAGCTTTTTCAGTCTTCTTAGGCAATAGTATTGGGTTGATATTAGGAAGAACACCACCATGAGCAATAGTAACACCAGCAAGCAATTTTCCAAGCTCTTCATCGTTCCTCACAGCCAACAACACATGTCTAGGAATAATTCTATTCTTCTTGTTGTCACGTGCTGCATTTCCAGCCAACTCAAGCACCtaaacataaaacaaatttcaatttcatcaaattagGGTTCCATTTCAAAAATCCCTAAATCAGGGCAATTAAATAAAACATGAGATCGGAatcaataaatgaattgatgaatAAAATATACCTCAGCAGCGAGATATTCTAGAACAGCAGCTAAGTAAACAGGAGCACCAGTACCAACACGCTGAGCATATCTACCTTTCTTCAAGTAACGGCCGATTCTACCGACGGGAAATTGAAGACCGGCTCTGATAGATCTTGTTACCGACTTCTTCCTTGGTCCTCCTCCCTTCCTTCCTCCGgctcctttctttgtttttgtgCTAGCTTCCATTTTGTGTTTAGAAGTTTTAACCCTAAAATCTAGCTGTGGAAACTGTGAGATGCAGGAAATGCAAACTTCTGAATGGTGTTATAATGTGTTAAGTGAATGGGAATGAATCGTTGGCGAGGTTATATAGCTTTACGGACACAACTCGATCCCCGTCGATTCTTAGATTGAGCAAACGTAAAGCCGTTAGATTGAGAATTATCAACGGTTGTAGATAATTTGTGTGGCGATCCGCTGGTTTTGAAATGGACCAATGAATGACTTTAATTGACGACACGCGAACTTGTTCTATTTGGGTTCTTTCCGTTTTAAAATGAGGAAagctattattgtttttttttttttacagcaATTGGAAAGTTATTATGGCAAAGTAAACATggttttatatacatatatactcCTGGATTTTGTCAATTTGAAAGGTAACATTGTACCTTATGGAatgtttttaaatatgttttcgTGATAATTGATTCgataatatgaaatttttggattatatttttgaaaatgaactaaatcaaatcacatctatatattatttttatttaatttattattaatatgagaaattgcataaatttttacatttttaattattttaaatttttaaataattaacatgCATTTGTCTACCTGTTTTCAAAATCTTAATGTCACAATATTataattcattaattattataaagatAAATCATCATActcaaaaacataaattatgtaGAGTATGATAATTTATAGAAGCAAATTCAAATCCAACAGAAAACAAACATAACATATCACATACCATAATAAGCATGATCATGTCTAAGATATGCAACCTAACCACAACCTTGGAATGGAAATAGGTTAGTTCAAGTTAATTTTTGTAAGGTCTAAGTTTAACCTACATTGAAAATGTTCGATTTAAATTTCATATGTTATTTGTCAAAGGTCCACTGTTAAGATCGGACTTGGTCTTTTTTCAAATCATAACAAGATCTAAAATCATGTTTAAAAGTCTACttcactattattttattaaaatctaCATCATTCATTGATAGGTTTTTGTAACTAGAAGAAAAAGTTAACATGACAATgcacttaattaaattttattttaatatctaacttatattaaatcatatttcaattatattttataataatacattttattttataataattatattttataataatacatgacaatacattttattttaatatctaacTTTGATATAGATGAGTTTGTTTAAATTAAAGTAAAtgctataataataataataataataataataataataataataataaataataacaataataataaaaaaaattatttaaatatattttttgtccctgtaaatatatcattttttaattctagACTTTTTaagttcttcatttttttaatattgatttgacGTTAAGGTCCAAAATC
Protein-coding sequences here:
- the LOC101515045 gene encoding small RNA-binding protein 11, chloroplastic, with protein sequence MSQRIGTKLFVSRLSFYTTMEQFKSMFSPFGVLTEATLVMDPKIKRAKGFGFVSYRSEIEAEKAMKSLNGTIVNGRLIFVEPAKSKDS
- the LOC101514719 gene encoding probable histone H2A.1, translating into MEASTKTKKGAGGRKGGGPRKKSVTRSIRAGLQFPVGRIGRYLKKGRYAQRVGTGAPVYLAAVLEYLAAEVLELAGNAARDNKKNRIIPRHVLLAVRNDEELGKLLAGVTIAHGGVLPNINPILLPKKTEKAAKELPSPSMAKKSPKKA